In Nostoc sp. UHCC 0926, a single genomic region encodes these proteins:
- a CDS encoding DUF433 domain-containing protein, which produces MQKIISDPKIMMGKPVISGTRITVELILEKLAAGETTQQILEAHPRLSDEGIKAALAFAAQALRYDVVYPTIEKAS; this is translated from the coding sequence ATGCAAAAAATCATATCCGATCCAAAAATAATGATGGGCAAACCTGTCATTTCAGGAACTCGTATTACAGTTGAATTAATTCTCGAAAAGCTTGCTGCTGGTGAAACAACTCAGCAAATACTAGAAGCGCATCCGCGACTTAGCGATGAAGGAATTAAAGCAGCTTTGGCATTTGCGGCTCAAGCTTTGCGTTATGATGTGGTTTATCCAACGATTGAGAAAGCTTCTTGA